Proteins from a single region of Abyssalbus ytuae:
- a CDS encoding GNAT family N-acetyltransferase, producing MNFKIELIPSEKMFSIIPLLRILNNTISSETLEQRITEMLKQGYKCVGVYEDDKLIGISGLWILTKYYVGKHIEPDNVIIHPDYQGKGVGKLMMEWIFNYAKSINCEASELNCYVTNNNGIKFWVNSGYKIIGYHFQKKFI from the coding sequence ATGAATTTCAAGATTGAACTCATACCCTCAGAAAAAATGTTTTCCATTATTCCTTTACTCAGGATTTTAAATAACACAATTTCTTCTGAAACCCTGGAACAAAGAATAACAGAAATGCTAAAACAAGGCTATAAATGTGTGGGAGTGTATGAAGATGATAAATTAATTGGAATTTCAGGATTATGGATTCTTACCAAATATTATGTAGGAAAGCATATTGAACCGGACAATGTGATTATTCATCCGGATTATCAGGGAAAAGGAGTGGGTAAGTTAATGATGGAGTGGATTTTTAATTATGCCAAATCGATAAATTGTGAGGCATCGGAACTTAATTGTTACGTAACTAATAATAACGGAATCAAGTTTTGGGTAAACTCCGGCTATAAAATTATAGGGTATCACTTTCAGAAAAAGTTTATTTAG
- the hisD gene encoding histidinol dehydrogenase: MKKIYNPDKKEWPSILARPTKSVEDIENTVYNIFRDVELNKDEAVRKYTLQFDGVSIDSFTVKSEEIEEAKELISTDLKSAIQLAYSNIKKFHNAQKTSRVEMETTEGVLCWQEKRPIEKVGVYIPGGTAPLFSTVLMLCIPAKLAGCKEIILCTPPDKEGKINPAILYTAHLCGIKQIIKTGGIQAIAGLTFGTQTIPKVYKIFGPGNQYVTVAKQLATKFGVSIDMPAGPSELLVVADDTCDPSFVASDLLSQAEHGTDSQVILVSTSKNILEEVEKQVESQLDALPRKAVAQKAIENSKLIYLENDETTLELINEYGPEHFIICTENEEFYIDGIQNAGSVFIGNYTPESAGDYASGTNHTLPTNGYAKQYSGVNLDSFMKSMTFQKISETGIKNIGKAIELMAEAEGLQAHKNAISLRLKSLEK; this comes from the coding sequence ATGAAAAAAATATACAATCCAGATAAAAAAGAATGGCCTTCAATACTGGCCAGACCTACAAAATCTGTTGAAGATATTGAAAATACAGTATATAATATCTTCCGTGATGTAGAATTGAATAAAGACGAAGCTGTTCGTAAATATACACTTCAATTTGATGGTGTGTCAATTGATTCGTTTACCGTAAAAAGCGAAGAAATAGAGGAAGCAAAAGAATTGATAAGTACAGATTTAAAATCGGCTATACAATTAGCATATTCAAATATCAAAAAATTTCATAATGCCCAGAAAACTTCCAGGGTTGAAATGGAAACGACTGAAGGAGTATTATGCTGGCAGGAAAAACGCCCGATTGAAAAAGTAGGGGTTTATATCCCGGGAGGCACGGCCCCGTTATTCTCTACAGTTTTGATGCTGTGTATTCCGGCTAAGCTAGCAGGTTGTAAAGAAATAATATTATGTACTCCACCTGATAAAGAAGGTAAAATTAATCCTGCAATTTTATACACGGCACATTTGTGTGGAATAAAACAGATTATTAAAACAGGAGGCATTCAGGCTATAGCAGGATTAACTTTTGGAACACAAACTATTCCGAAGGTTTATAAAATTTTCGGACCTGGAAATCAATATGTAACAGTTGCCAAACAACTGGCTACAAAATTTGGAGTATCCATTGATATGCCTGCAGGCCCCTCCGAATTACTTGTGGTAGCCGATGATACTTGTGACCCGTCTTTTGTGGCGTCAGATTTACTTTCCCAGGCCGAACATGGAACTGATAGTCAGGTTATTTTGGTTTCTACTTCAAAAAATATACTGGAGGAGGTGGAGAAACAGGTAGAATCCCAGCTGGATGCCTTACCCCGAAAAGCTGTCGCACAAAAAGCCATAGAAAATTCAAAACTAATTTATTTGGAAAATGATGAGACTACCTTAGAGTTAATTAATGAGTACGGACCGGAACATTTTATTATCTGTACCGAAAATGAAGAATTTTATATAGATGGTATCCAAAATGCCGGTTCTGTTTTTATTGGCAATTATACTCCCGAAAGTGCAGGCGATTATGCATCAGGAACTAATCATACATTACCAACCAATGGTTATGCAAAACAATACAGTGGTGTGAACCTGGATAGCTTTATGAAGAGTATGACCTTTCAAAAAATTTCCGAAACGGGTATTAAAAATATAGGAAAAGCCATAGAGCTGATGGCAGAAGCCGAAGGTTTACAAGCTCATAAAAATGCAATTAGTTTAAGATTGAAAAGTTTAGAAAAATGA
- a CDS encoding GNAT family N-acetyltransferase has product MKIEILDKKDINDSYEKQVRELFTQLSSRRQESLIDLFNNNHELYIVVCKENEKILGIALMACYKVISGYKGWIEDVVVDKNHRNQGVGRKLIEKLIETAEKINLREILLFTEDQKHAAINLYKNKGFELKESRIYVKNIIK; this is encoded by the coding sequence ATGAAAATAGAGATATTGGACAAGAAGGATATAAATGATTCTTATGAAAAACAGGTAAGGGAATTATTCACCCAATTGAGCTCTCGAAGACAAGAATCATTGATTGATTTGTTTAATAATAACCATGAATTGTATATAGTAGTTTGTAAAGAAAATGAAAAAATCTTAGGAATAGCCTTAATGGCCTGTTATAAAGTGATTTCAGGTTATAAAGGGTGGATTGAAGATGTAGTAGTTGATAAAAATCATCGTAATCAGGGTGTGGGGAGAAAATTAATAGAAAAATTAATTGAGACAGCTGAAAAAATTAACCTAAGAGAAATCTTATTATTTACAGAAGATCAAAAGCATGCCGCAATAAACCTCTATAAAAATAAGGGATTTGAATTGAAGGAAAGTAGAATTTATGTGAAAAATATTATAAAATAG
- the hisC gene encoding histidinol-phosphate transaminase, with protein sequence MKTNSFNIQNLVRDNVRKLKPYSSARDEFKDFDKDMIFLDANENPFNNGVNRYPDPRQLNLKAVLAKQKGVGIDNILLGNGSDEVLDLIYRTFCEPKIDNILTLPPTYGMYKVLAETNDIENREVLLNKDFQPDPEKILSSADDYSKLLFICSPNNPTGNAFYPELIEELIKSFNGIVVIDEAYIDFSSQKSWLSRLNEFPNLIVIQTLSKAYGMAGIRLGICYASSEIISILNKIKPPYNVNSLTQQKALERVLNTKEIDKEIETILKERDNLMENLEKISFVSEIYPTDANFVLIRVDDATKRYNQLIEKGIVIRNRTTQPLCENTLRFTVGTPKENAKLIKILKEI encoded by the coding sequence ATGAAAACAAATTCATTCAATATACAAAATCTGGTCAGGGATAATGTCAGGAAGTTAAAACCTTATTCGTCAGCGCGTGACGAATTTAAGGATTTTGATAAGGATATGATTTTTCTCGATGCTAATGAAAATCCTTTTAACAATGGCGTCAATCGTTATCCTGACCCCCGGCAACTAAACTTAAAAGCTGTTTTAGCAAAGCAAAAAGGCGTTGGGATCGATAATATTCTGTTGGGTAACGGCAGTGATGAGGTACTTGATCTTATTTACAGGACTTTTTGCGAGCCTAAAATTGATAATATCCTTACTTTACCACCTACTTACGGAATGTATAAAGTACTGGCAGAAACAAATGATATTGAGAACAGAGAAGTATTGCTGAATAAAGACTTTCAACCTGACCCGGAAAAGATATTATCATCAGCGGATGATTATTCCAAATTACTGTTTATTTGTTCGCCTAATAATCCGACAGGGAATGCGTTTTATCCTGAGTTGATAGAAGAGCTAATTAAAAGTTTTAACGGGATAGTAGTTATAGATGAAGCATACATTGATTTTTCTTCCCAAAAAAGTTGGTTGAGCCGATTAAATGAATTTCCAAATCTAATAGTTATACAAACACTTTCTAAAGCCTATGGTATGGCAGGGATCAGGTTAGGAATTTGTTATGCTTCTTCGGAAATAATATCAATTTTAAATAAAATAAAACCCCCATATAATGTAAATAGTTTAACCCAGCAAAAAGCATTGGAAAGAGTTTTAAATACAAAAGAAATTGATAAAGAAATAGAAACGATATTAAAAGAAAGGGATAATTTAATGGAGAATTTAGAAAAGATAAGTTTTGTTTCTGAAATTTATCCTACCGATGCCAATTTTGTATTAATAAGAGTAGATGACGCAACAAAAAGGTATAATCAGTTAATTGAAAAAGGAATTGTGATTCGTAACCGGACAACACAACCTCTGTGTGAAAACACATTACGATTTACTGTGGGTACCCCGAAAGAAAATGCGAAATTGATTAAAATACTAAAAGAAATATAA
- the hisB gene encoding bifunctional histidinol-phosphatase/imidazoleglycerol-phosphate dehydratase HisB, with amino-acid sequence MKKVLFIDRDGTIIKEPEDEQIDAFEKLIFYPKVFQYLAKIASELNFELVIITNQDGLGTAGFPEDSFWPVHNFILQSFENEGVKFNKVFIDRTFAKDNAPTRKPNTGLLTEYFSEEYDLKNSFVIGDRLTDIELAKNLGAKGVFINDHTNLGTGEITVKREELDKFIALETNDWKRIYEFLKLEDRIAEIKRTTNETDIYIKLNLDGTGKSRIDTGIAFFDHMLDQIARHGQMDLSINVKGDLEVDEHHTIEDTAIALGEVFSKALGNKLGIERYGFCLPMDDSLAQVAIDFGGRNWLVWDAEFKREMIGKMPTEMFYHFFKSFTDGAKANLNIKVEGNNEHHKIEAIFKAFAKAIKVAVKRDTEKMILPSTKGML; translated from the coding sequence ATGAAGAAAGTTTTATTTATAGATAGGGACGGAACCATTATTAAAGAACCGGAAGATGAGCAAATAGATGCTTTTGAAAAGCTGATATTTTATCCAAAAGTATTTCAATACCTGGCAAAAATAGCATCAGAACTGAATTTCGAATTGGTAATAATCACTAACCAGGATGGTTTAGGTACTGCAGGTTTTCCCGAAGATAGCTTTTGGCCGGTTCACAATTTTATTTTACAGTCTTTTGAAAATGAAGGTGTCAAATTCAATAAAGTTTTTATTGATAGAACTTTTGCAAAAGATAATGCACCCACCAGGAAGCCAAATACAGGATTATTAACTGAGTATTTTTCAGAAGAATATGATTTAAAAAATTCGTTTGTAATAGGAGACAGGTTAACTGATATTGAATTGGCTAAAAACTTAGGGGCAAAAGGTGTTTTCATAAATGATCATACTAATCTGGGAACTGGGGAAATTACAGTAAAAAGGGAAGAGTTAGATAAATTTATAGCCCTTGAAACCAATGATTGGAAGCGTATTTATGAATTTTTAAAGTTAGAAGACAGAATTGCCGAAATTAAAAGAACTACTAACGAAACTGATATTTACATTAAACTGAATTTGGATGGCACAGGAAAAAGCCGGATTGATACCGGGATAGCTTTTTTTGATCACATGTTAGACCAAATAGCACGGCATGGCCAAATGGATTTAAGCATAAACGTAAAAGGTGATCTTGAAGTGGATGAGCATCATACAATTGAAGATACGGCAATTGCATTAGGAGAAGTTTTCAGTAAGGCGTTAGGTAATAAACTTGGAATAGAGCGCTATGGTTTCTGTTTGCCTATGGATGATTCTTTGGCCCAGGTAGCAATTGATTTTGGTGGTAGAAACTGGTTGGTGTGGGATGCAGAATTTAAAAGAGAAATGATTGGCAAAATGCCAACCGAAATGTTTTACCATTTTTTTAAATCGTTTACAGATGGCGCCAAAGCCAATTTGAATATTAAAGTAGAAGGAAATAATGAACACCATAAAATAGAAGCCATTTTTAAAGCATTTGCAAAAGCAATAAAAGTAGCGGTAAAACGTGATACAGAAAAAATGATTTTACCCAGTACAAAAGGGATGCTTTAA
- the hisH gene encoding imidazole glycerol phosphate synthase subunit HisH — protein sequence MKIVIIDYGAGNIQSIKFAIQRLGYHAVLTYNAEEIKKADKVIFPGVGEASSAMKKLKATGLDKLIPQLQQPVLGICLGMQLMCKFSEEGNTEGLGIFHDNVVKFNHNVKVPQIGWNQISNLKSDLFTGVKENEYMYLVHSYYAPICEETIATSFYGLEYSTALKKDNFYGVQFHPEKSSKAGEKILKNFLKAEVKS from the coding sequence ATGAAAATTGTAATAATAGATTACGGCGCAGGAAATATCCAAAGTATTAAATTCGCTATTCAGCGTTTGGGTTATCATGCTGTTTTAACGTATAATGCCGAAGAAATTAAAAAAGCTGATAAAGTTATTTTTCCGGGAGTGGGAGAAGCAAGTAGTGCCATGAAAAAGTTAAAAGCAACCGGGTTGGATAAACTTATTCCGCAACTACAGCAACCTGTTTTGGGTATATGTTTAGGAATGCAGTTAATGTGTAAATTTTCAGAAGAGGGAAATACTGAAGGCTTGGGCATTTTTCATGATAATGTGGTAAAATTCAATCATAATGTAAAGGTTCCTCAAATAGGTTGGAATCAAATCTCAAATCTCAAATCCGATTTATTTACCGGAGTTAAAGAAAATGAATACATGTATTTGGTCCATAGTTATTATGCACCAATTTGTGAAGAAACCATTGCAACCAGTTTTTACGGACTCGAATATTCCACAGCATTAAAAAAAGATAATTTTTACGGAGTGCAATTTCACCCGGAAAAGAGTAGCAAAGCAGGAGAGAAAATCTTAAAGAATTTCTTAAAGGCAGAAGTAAAAAGTTAA
- the hisA gene encoding 1-(5-phosphoribosyl)-5-[(5-phosphoribosylamino)methylideneamino]imidazole-4-carboxamide isomerase produces the protein MRIIPAIDIIEGKCVRLSKGDYNTKKIYNENPLEIAKQFQDHGIEYLHLVDLDGAKSKHIVNHKVLYEIAAKTNLKVDFGGGLKSDEDLRIAFENGANQITGGSIAVKNPGKFKNWLDIYGSDKIILGADAHNEKVAVSGWQEESNEELIPFIKKFQSEGIKYIICTDISKDGMLQGPSFGLYQKILKECHSEALGTSLKLIASGGISSFDELPELARLGCEGTIIGKAIYEGRITLKQLENYNMNVN, from the coding sequence ATGAGAATAATACCGGCCATAGACATAATTGAAGGTAAATGTGTTCGCCTTTCAAAAGGAGATTACAACACAAAAAAAATATATAATGAAAACCCTTTGGAAATAGCAAAGCAATTTCAGGATCACGGAATTGAATATTTGCATTTAGTAGATCTGGATGGCGCTAAAAGTAAGCATATTGTCAATCATAAAGTATTATATGAGATAGCTGCTAAAACTAATTTAAAGGTAGATTTTGGCGGTGGATTAAAATCGGATGAAGATTTACGAATTGCTTTTGAAAATGGTGCTAATCAAATTACCGGAGGAAGTATTGCCGTTAAGAATCCCGGCAAATTCAAAAATTGGTTGGATATCTACGGAAGTGATAAAATTATTCTGGGAGCTGATGCCCATAATGAAAAAGTAGCAGTGAGTGGCTGGCAGGAAGAATCAAATGAAGAACTGATCCCTTTTATAAAAAAGTTTCAAAGTGAGGGTATCAAATATATTATTTGCACAGATATTTCTAAAGACGGAATGCTCCAGGGACCATCATTTGGATTATACCAAAAAATACTAAAAGAATGTCATTCTGAGGCTCTCGGAACATCTTTAAAATTAATAGCTTCCGGTGGTATTTCTTCTTTTGATGAGCTGCCTGAACTTGCCCGGTTAGGTTGTGAAGGAACAATTATTGGCAAAGCTATTTATGAAGGAAGAATAACTTTAAAACAATTGGAAAATTATAATATGAACGTAAATTAG
- the hisF gene encoding imidazole glycerol phosphate synthase subunit HisF, translated as MLTKRIIPCLDIKNGRTVKGINFLGLRDAGDPVELAARYADEGADELVFLDISATEERRKTLADLVLHVAEKVNIPFTVGGGISSVDDVDILLKCGADKVSVNSSAVKNPRLINDLAAKFGSQCVVVAIDARQIDGEWKVHLVGGKVPTELDLFEWAMEVEKRGAGEILFTSMDHDGTKNGFANEALLKLSRSLNIPIIASGGAGKIQHFVDTFINGEADAALAASVFHFKEIEIKDLKTELKQNNIPVRI; from the coding sequence GTGTTAACAAAAAGAATAATACCTTGTTTAGATATTAAAAATGGGCGTACTGTAAAAGGTATAAATTTTTTAGGCCTCAGGGATGCCGGAGATCCGGTAGAATTGGCAGCCCGTTATGCCGATGAAGGTGCTGATGAGTTGGTCTTTCTTGATATTTCAGCTACGGAAGAGCGTAGAAAAACATTGGCGGATTTGGTGCTTCATGTAGCAGAAAAAGTAAATATTCCGTTTACAGTCGGAGGTGGAATTTCATCTGTAGATGATGTGGATATTTTATTAAAATGCGGAGCCGATAAAGTTTCAGTTAACTCATCGGCAGTAAAAAATCCACGGTTAATTAATGATCTCGCCGCCAAATTTGGTAGTCAGTGTGTGGTAGTTGCCATAGATGCCAGGCAAATTGACGGGGAATGGAAAGTGCATTTAGTAGGAGGTAAAGTTCCCACGGAGTTAGACCTGTTTGAATGGGCTATGGAAGTAGAAAAGCGTGGGGCAGGAGAGATATTGTTTACTTCAATGGATCATGATGGTACTAAAAACGGTTTCGCAAATGAAGCACTTTTAAAATTGTCAAGGAGCCTGAACATCCCTATAATAGCTTCGGGAGGAGCAGGTAAGATTCAACATTTTGTTGATACTTTTATAAATGGAGAAGCTGATGCTGCCTTAGCTGCCAGTGTTTTTCATTTTAAAGAAATAGAAATCAAAGATTTAAAAACAGAATTAAAACAAAATAATATACCGGTACGTATATAG
- the hisIE gene encoding bifunctional phosphoribosyl-AMP cyclohydrolase/phosphoribosyl-ATP diphosphatase HisIE, which translates to MNIDFTKNNGLVPAIIQDIDTRKVLMLGYMNEEAYRQTIETKKVTFFSRTKNRLWTKGEESGNYLNLVDVKNDCDNDTLLVRVHPAGPTCHKGTDTCWGEQNIFSYGFLSKLEEVIKDRKENRSEKSYVSSLFKSGINKIAQKVGEEAVETVIEAKDNNDELFLNECADLLFHYLILLQAKGFKLEDIASVLRKRHNK; encoded by the coding sequence ATGAATATAGATTTTACAAAAAATAACGGACTTGTACCGGCGATAATTCAGGATATAGACACTAGAAAAGTTTTAATGCTTGGGTATATGAATGAAGAAGCCTACCGACAAACTATTGAAACAAAAAAAGTTACTTTTTTTAGCAGGACTAAAAACAGATTATGGACTAAAGGGGAAGAAAGCGGTAACTACCTTAACCTTGTTGATGTTAAAAACGATTGCGACAATGACACCTTATTAGTTAGAGTTCATCCTGCTGGCCCCACATGTCATAAAGGAACAGATACCTGTTGGGGCGAACAGAATATTTTTTCTTATGGGTTTTTATCAAAGTTGGAAGAGGTTATTAAGGACAGAAAAGAGAATCGTTCGGAAAAAAGTTATGTATCGTCTTTATTTAAAAGCGGAATTAATAAAATAGCCCAAAAGGTAGGAGAGGAAGCAGTTGAAACAGTAATTGAAGCAAAAGACAACAATGATGAGCTGTTTTTAAATGAATGTGCAGATCTTTTATTTCATTATTTAATATTACTGCAGGCAAAAGGTTTTAAATTAGAGGATATAGCGAGTGTGCTTAGAAAAAGGCACAACAAATAA
- a CDS encoding IS256 family transposase produces the protein MKKEDLFNDEFLKQFKTGEELNSFLKALQKRGIEKMLEGELDGHLGYDKHQKSDTSNARNGYGEKKVKTSFGESQIKVPRDREASFNPMIVPKRGNMVDGLENVIVSLYAKGMSNSDIEEQIREVYNFDVSTSTISRITEKVSNDIVAWQNRPLESLYMIVWMDGIVFKVRENSKVINKTVYMAVGLRQDGIKEVLGLWLGKNESAAFWMHVLTDIKARGVEDILITATDNLNGFTETIKNVFPQSTTQVCVVHQIRNASRYVVWKDKKDFTADMKHIYNAPNKQAAKAALEDFATRWESKYAYAVKSWREHWEELTAFFDFPVEIRKIIYTTNLIENLNGKIRKYTKNKLSFPTDEAVMKSVYLALREATKKWTQPIRNWGVILNQFLTLFEDRVKL, from the coding sequence ATGAAAAAAGAAGATTTATTTAATGATGAATTTCTAAAACAGTTCAAAACAGGAGAAGAACTGAACAGTTTTCTAAAAGCCCTCCAAAAGCGAGGGATCGAAAAAATGCTTGAAGGTGAATTAGATGGTCATTTAGGCTATGACAAGCATCAAAAATCCGATACATCCAATGCCCGCAACGGGTATGGTGAAAAGAAAGTGAAGACCAGTTTTGGGGAATCCCAGATTAAGGTTCCCCGGGACAGGGAAGCTTCCTTCAACCCCATGATCGTACCCAAACGGGGTAATATGGTCGATGGATTGGAAAATGTCATTGTCTCGCTTTATGCCAAAGGGATGAGCAATAGCGATATCGAAGAGCAGATCCGTGAGGTTTATAATTTTGATGTGTCAACCTCGACCATCTCCCGGATCACCGAAAAGGTAAGCAATGATATTGTTGCCTGGCAGAACCGTCCCCTGGAATCGCTCTACATGATTGTCTGGATGGACGGGATTGTTTTCAAGGTTCGGGAAAATTCCAAAGTGATCAACAAAACTGTTTATATGGCGGTGGGACTTCGTCAGGATGGGATCAAAGAAGTCCTGGGCTTATGGTTGGGCAAAAATGAATCAGCTGCCTTCTGGATGCATGTGCTGACCGATATCAAGGCCCGGGGTGTAGAAGATATCCTCATTACGGCTACTGACAATTTAAACGGCTTTACTGAAACCATCAAGAACGTTTTCCCGCAATCCACGACCCAGGTTTGTGTGGTACACCAAATACGCAATGCTTCACGGTATGTGGTCTGGAAAGATAAAAAGGATTTTACAGCTGATATGAAGCATATTTACAATGCCCCTAACAAGCAGGCAGCCAAGGCTGCTTTGGAGGATTTTGCTACACGTTGGGAGTCCAAGTATGCCTATGCGGTCAAAAGCTGGAGGGAACATTGGGAAGAGCTTACCGCCTTCTTCGACTTTCCGGTGGAGATTAGAAAAATCATTTACACCACCAACCTGATTGAAAACCTCAATGGAAAAATTAGAAAATACACCAAAAACAAACTCTCATTTCCAACCGATGAAGCTGTGATGAAATCCGTATATTTGGCCTTAAGGGAAGCCACCAAAAAGTGGACACAGCCTATTCGAAATTGGGGAGTGATTCTCAACCAGTTCTTAACTTTATTTGAAGATAGGGTCAAGCTTTAA